From Spirosoma aerolatum, one genomic window encodes:
- a CDS encoding periplasmic heavy metal sensor, translated as MERTKLLTFSVIALLLLNLLTIGFVVLKSGQFFPSEQPRGPFPRREEPARIIIERLHFDEAQQEQYREMIRQHQQQTQQLNDKSAQLFQAYYDLLTTSQPDSAKQQVLAQQIADNQRHLAELNFAHFKQIKALCRPDQQADFLQLVDELARLFGRQQRPPRGPDHEPPGGRPDGPPENFPPRP; from the coding sequence ATGGAGCGGACAAAACTACTAACCTTCTCCGTTATTGCTCTACTTCTACTCAATTTGCTGACTATTGGCTTTGTCGTGCTTAAATCAGGCCAATTTTTTCCGTCTGAGCAACCTCGAGGTCCATTTCCCCGTCGGGAAGAGCCAGCACGTATTATTATTGAGCGACTCCATTTCGACGAAGCGCAACAGGAGCAATACCGGGAAATGATAAGGCAGCATCAGCAGCAAACCCAGCAGTTGAACGATAAGTCCGCTCAGCTATTCCAGGCCTATTACGACTTATTGACCACATCGCAGCCCGATTCGGCAAAGCAGCAAGTGTTGGCTCAACAGATTGCCGACAACCAGCGACACCTGGCAGAACTCAATTTCGCCCATTTTAAGCAAATCAAAGCCTTGTGTCGGCCCGACCAGCAAGCTGACTTTCTACAACTGGTCGATGAACTTGCCCGGCTTTTTGGCCGGCAGCAGCGCCCACCAAGAGGCCCTGACCACGAGCCGCCGGGCGGTCGTCCTGATGGGCCTCCTGAAAATTTTCCGCCCCGGCCGTAG
- a CDS encoding aminoglycoside phosphotransferase/kinase family protein, with protein sequence MRLVDYHSIIKKAWADFDPSVQIHTIEDISARVSTNHVFRVRFEDGGHIIAKLSYFGKHEHFLEDHRIIHALANNLLYPFENVLAKSLVRDGQVYTYRYKNGYIDAWVVFYNPIRIQQKLPRRLEEHQIQMLGRQIAKFHKACSRVSPVLPKSSKTLRSDIWDLLDLLDTEAGQFEHRMHVEELKRQGNLFLENRQKLVAGIVETMPVFVDWNIGNFSVTPNFELYSRWDYDWFRVSYRVMDFYFFSRVVSNVGDRTVFSYVIGPLMEERFLLFLKEYHAVYPLTENEIRFLPEAYRFFILNYVIKYGRYFFHRTYATKLQREAYQTYFPSIETFDAEKILKALGI encoded by the coding sequence ATGCGTCTCGTAGATTATCATTCTATTATAAAAAAAGCCTGGGCTGATTTCGACCCATCGGTGCAGATTCATACCATTGAGGACATCAGCGCCCGCGTTTCGACCAACCACGTTTTTAGGGTACGGTTTGAAGATGGTGGGCATATTATTGCCAAACTGTCTTATTTCGGTAAGCACGAACACTTTCTGGAAGATCACCGGATCATTCACGCACTGGCCAATAACTTACTCTACCCGTTCGAAAATGTGCTAGCCAAATCATTAGTGCGCGACGGTCAGGTTTATACGTATCGGTACAAAAACGGCTATATAGATGCCTGGGTTGTTTTTTATAATCCTATTCGTATTCAGCAAAAGCTTCCCCGACGCCTGGAAGAGCATCAAATTCAGATGCTGGGTCGTCAAATTGCCAAATTTCACAAAGCCTGTTCACGAGTTAGCCCGGTTTTGCCCAAATCCAGCAAAACGCTTCGCTCCGATATTTGGGACTTGCTGGACTTATTGGACACAGAAGCCGGGCAGTTTGAGCACCGAATGCACGTTGAGGAGCTAAAACGGCAGGGTAACCTTTTTCTGGAAAATCGTCAGAAGCTCGTAGCCGGTATTGTTGAAACTATGCCCGTGTTTGTGGACTGGAACATTGGGAATTTTTCGGTAACCCCCAACTTCGAATTATATTCACGCTGGGATTACGACTGGTTCAGAGTGAGTTACCGGGTTATGGATTTTTATTTTTTCAGCCGGGTTGTCTCCAATGTCGGTGACCGAACTGTATTTAGTTACGTCATAGGTCCATTGATGGAAGAACGGTTCCTGCTATTTTTAAAGGAGTATCATGCCGTATATCCGCTGACGGAGAACGAAATTCGTTTCCTGCCCGAAGCTTATCGGTTTTTTATACTCAACTACGTCATAAAATACGGTCGCTACTTCTTCCATCGAACGTATGCCACCAAATTGCAGCGCGAAGCATACCAGACCTATTTCCCATCCATCGAAACCTTCGACGCGGAAAAAATTCTGAAAGCGCTGGGCATTTAA
- the nadA gene encoding quinolinate synthase NadA: MEALLEEVQRVGYVNKPVAEDIDLVAEINRLKKEKNAVILAHYYVDGAIQDLADYIGDSLGLSQQAAATPADMIVFCGVHFMGETAKILSPQKKVVIPDLNAGCSLADSAPADKFAAFKAQYPDHIVLSYINCSADIKALSDIIVTSSNALKIVESLPKDQKIIFAPDANLGRYISKKTGRDMVLWDGACIVHIDISLEKLHRLRTEYPDAKFIAHPECQEHILSEADYVGSTTALLKYVVDSPEQTFIVGTEAGILHKMKQAVPHKKIIPAPASQNNTCACSECPYMKMNTLEKVYNCMLYEQPEIIVPEDVRLKAYESVARMLELSK; encoded by the coding sequence ATGGAAGCACTCCTGGAAGAAGTTCAACGAGTCGGGTACGTCAATAAGCCCGTTGCTGAAGATATAGATTTAGTGGCCGAAATCAATCGGCTAAAAAAAGAGAAGAATGCCGTCATTCTCGCCCACTACTACGTTGATGGCGCCATTCAGGATTTAGCCGATTACATTGGTGATAGCCTGGGACTAAGCCAGCAGGCAGCGGCCACTCCTGCCGACATGATTGTGTTCTGCGGAGTCCATTTCATGGGCGAAACGGCGAAGATTCTTTCTCCCCAAAAGAAAGTCGTCATTCCCGATCTCAATGCCGGTTGCTCCCTGGCCGATTCCGCCCCAGCTGATAAATTTGCCGCCTTCAAAGCGCAATACCCCGACCACATCGTTCTGTCGTACATCAACTGCTCAGCCGACATCAAGGCGCTATCCGACATTATCGTCACCTCGTCGAATGCGCTGAAAATTGTGGAAAGCCTGCCGAAAGATCAAAAAATTATTTTCGCTCCCGATGCCAATCTGGGCCGCTACATCTCGAAAAAAACGGGCCGCGATATGGTACTTTGGGATGGTGCCTGCATCGTTCATATTGATATTTCACTCGAAAAACTTCATAGGCTACGGACTGAGTATCCAGACGCTAAATTTATCGCCCATCCCGAATGCCAGGAGCATATTTTGAGCGAAGCCGATTATGTGGGTTCTACGACGGCCCTGTTGAAATACGTAGTCGATAGTCCAGAGCAGACCTTCATTGTCGGAACGGAAGCGGGTATTCTGCACAAGATGAAACAGGCCGTACCGCATAAGAAAATTATTCCAGCTCCTGCCAGCCAGAACAATACCTGCGCCTGTTCCGAATGCCCATACATGAAGATGAATACGCTCGAAAAAGTGTACAATTGCATGCTCTATGAACAACCGGAAATCATTGTACCGGAAGATGTTCGCCTGAAAGCCTATGAATCCGTAGCGCGGATGCTGGAACTGAGCAAGTGA
- the udk gene encoding uridine kinase, with product MNSKPFIVGITGGSASGKTSFLKDILNAFDEDEICLISQDNYYLSRDLIPVDDQGIHNFDLPETIDHHLYAQHIGQLHNGEIITQKEYTFNNPSIVPKILTFKPAPIIIVEGIFVFHFRELADQMDLKIFIDAKNSIKLERRVKRDAEERGYDLDDVMYRWKYHVKPTYRQFIKPYRAEADIVIPNNHHYKKGLDVVIAYLKTKV from the coding sequence ATGAACTCAAAACCATTTATTGTCGGTATTACGGGCGGCAGCGCTTCCGGCAAAACCTCATTTCTGAAAGACATCCTAAATGCGTTTGACGAAGATGAAATTTGTCTGATTTCACAGGATAATTATTACCTCAGCCGGGATTTGATACCAGTCGATGACCAGGGTATTCATAACTTCGACCTACCCGAAACGATTGACCATCACCTCTACGCACAGCACATCGGCCAGTTGCATAATGGAGAGATTATAACGCAGAAGGAATACACGTTCAATAATCCATCTATTGTTCCTAAGATACTGACCTTCAAACCCGCACCGATTATTATTGTTGAAGGCATTTTTGTCTTTCATTTCCGCGAACTGGCCGACCAGATGGATTTAAAAATCTTCATCGACGCGAAAAACAGCATTAAACTTGAACGGCGAGTAAAACGCGATGCCGAAGAACGCGGTTACGACCTCGATGATGTAATGTACCGCTGGAAGTATCACGTAAAGCCAACCTACCGGCAATTCATCAAACCCTACCGCGCCGAAGCCGACATTGTTATTCCCAATAACCATCATTACAAAAAAGGGCTTGACGTAGTCATTGCCTATTTGAAAACAAAGGTATAA
- a CDS encoding glutamine synthetase family protein encodes MDQQAIIDFIKQSESPKIKYAFTDIDGVLRGKIIHRQKFLDGLDDGFGFCDVVWGWDSSDTPYDNGHTTGWHSGYPDAPVRIDVSTFRQLPWQDNIPFFLADFSSKAGQEPNAYALASCPRSLLKRIAEQCQQMGFHARFAQEFEWFNFRETPRSLQEKSFLNLEPLTPGMFGYSILRPSLESAFYHDLFDLLARFDIPLEGLHTETGPGVYEAAIMHDEVVRAADKAVLFKTAVKEIAYRHGIVATFMAKWNADLPGCSGHIHQSLWSLDQSRNLFFDASQPNQMSELMQQFMAGQLYCLPHITPMFAPTINSYKRLVEGAWAPTTITWSVDNRTTALRVLNHKEAYTRVEHRVSGSDTNPYLAIAASLASGLYGIRHKLTLDIPASVGNGYADKRNGILPTNLDEATQAMARSPVAAELFGAEFVDHFTRTRNWEWRQYLRQVSDWELKRYFEII; translated from the coding sequence ATGGACCAGCAAGCCATCATCGACTTCATCAAGCAAAGTGAAAGCCCCAAAATTAAGTATGCCTTTACAGACATCGACGGCGTACTCCGGGGCAAAATTATTCATCGACAAAAATTTCTGGACGGGCTGGACGATGGCTTCGGCTTTTGCGACGTAGTTTGGGGGTGGGATTCGTCTGATACCCCTTACGACAATGGCCATACCACAGGCTGGCATTCGGGCTATCCCGATGCGCCGGTTCGGATTGATGTATCGACATTTCGGCAACTCCCCTGGCAGGATAATATTCCGTTTTTCCTGGCCGATTTCAGTTCTAAAGCTGGGCAGGAACCAAACGCATATGCCTTAGCATCCTGCCCTCGCAGTTTACTAAAACGAATTGCTGAGCAATGCCAGCAAATGGGCTTTCATGCCCGATTTGCACAGGAGTTCGAATGGTTCAATTTTCGCGAAACGCCCCGCAGCCTACAGGAAAAATCGTTCCTGAACCTGGAGCCCCTTACGCCCGGTATGTTTGGTTACTCCATCCTGCGTCCTTCGCTCGAAAGCGCTTTTTATCATGACCTGTTCGACTTATTAGCCCGTTTCGACATTCCGCTGGAAGGGCTGCATACCGAAACCGGGCCTGGCGTTTACGAAGCGGCTATTATGCACGATGAGGTTGTTCGGGCGGCCGATAAAGCGGTACTATTTAAAACGGCAGTTAAAGAAATTGCCTATCGACATGGCATTGTCGCTACGTTCATGGCAAAATGGAACGCCGATCTACCGGGTTGTAGCGGCCACATTCACCAAAGCCTCTGGAGTCTGGATCAGAGCCGAAACCTATTTTTTGATGCCAGCCAGCCGAATCAGATGAGTGAATTGATGCAACAGTTCATGGCTGGTCAATTGTATTGTTTGCCCCATATTACACCCATGTTTGCCCCGACCATCAATAGCTACAAACGGCTGGTGGAGGGGGCCTGGGCACCAACGACCATTACCTGGTCGGTAGATAATCGAACAACGGCACTTCGGGTATTAAACCACAAGGAAGCTTACACACGCGTAGAACATCGGGTGTCGGGATCGGATACGAATCCCTATCTGGCAATTGCGGCTTCGCTGGCTTCCGGTTTGTACGGTATTCGACATAAGTTAACGCTCGACATCCCCGCTTCGGTTGGCAATGGCTACGCAGATAAACGAAATGGTATCCTGCCGACAAATCTGGACGAAGCGACTCAGGCGATGGCCCGCTCGCCCGTGGCAGCTGAACTGTTTGGAGCTGAATTTGTTGACCACTTTACACGCACCCGAAACTGGGAATGGCGACAATATCTTCGCCAGGTCAGCGATTGGGAGCTGAAGCGGTATTTTGAAATAATTTAA
- a CDS encoding HNH endonuclease family protein, with product MIRLKRTDPPIEMTADWIIDQTARFIANKEIRVWNVDFLKKALLDMSGNKCAYSEIRLQEEGKLMEVEHFLPKALYPDQVLDWNNLLPSSRHCNNAKRERDPSSIPIVNPIDDEPKEHFYMLDYTLFGRTQKGKNAVIVLKLNDDEHLVTPRREIGMAVRTELYRQYEQVHRLAADGLTPSEGLRITASLENLMKQGMPKEPYSATVATTVLDDPHYQYIKDFLATNNLWSEDLPALEAELVRLRLDTKL from the coding sequence ATGATTCGATTAAAGCGTACAGACCCGCCGATAGAAATGACAGCAGACTGGATTATAGATCAGACTGCTAGATTTATTGCGAACAAAGAAATAAGAGTCTGGAATGTCGACTTTTTAAAGAAAGCTTTGCTTGACATGTCAGGTAATAAGTGCGCTTATTCAGAAATTCGATTACAGGAAGAAGGGAAGCTTATGGAAGTTGAGCACTTCCTCCCTAAAGCTTTGTATCCTGATCAGGTTTTAGACTGGAATAACCTTCTACCGTCCAGTCGTCATTGTAACAATGCAAAACGTGAACGAGACCCAAGTAGCATTCCGATTGTAAACCCAATCGATGACGAGCCTAAAGAGCATTTTTATATGCTTGACTATACGCTATTTGGTCGGACTCAAAAAGGTAAAAACGCCGTCATTGTCCTAAAATTAAACGACGACGAACACCTAGTCACCCCTCGCCGGGAAATTGGAATGGCTGTGCGAACAGAATTGTACCGACAATATGAACAAGTACATCGGCTGGCTGCTGATGGCCTTACCCCAAGCGAAGGTTTACGAATTACCGCTTCTCTCGAAAATTTAATGAAGCAGGGCATGCCCAAAGAACCTTACAGCGCTACAGTGGCAACCACAGTACTTGACGATCCACATTATCAATATATTAAAGACTTTTTAGCGACTAACAACTTGTGGTCTGAAGACTTACCCGCTTTAGAAGCAGAACTTGTTCGTTTACGACTAGACACCAAACTTTAA
- the nadB gene encoding L-aspartate oxidase: MPHQFDFLVIGSGIAGLSYATKLAMHFEKVEQPVRIGVITKVQAEETNTKYAQGGIAAVWSEDDSFEKHIEDTMIAGDFLSNRHIVEIVVREAPGRIQELIDYGTRFDKEHGGTDYDLAKEGGHSDFRILHFKDITGAEIERALLEKAASLKSIEIFTHFYAVELITRHQLGETVHRYDTDNKCFGAYVLNTQTGKVERFLAKTTLLATGGIGNIYQSTTNPSIATGDGIAMAYRAKGICKDMEFIQFHPTALYEPGKKPNFLISEAVRGFGGVLRNKKGETFMENYDPRLSLAPRDIVARAIDSEMKKAGDSHVYLDVTHCDYEKFIEHFPTITAYCRDRLGLDLRKDYIPVVPAQHYLCGGIRVNEWGQTNIQFLYAVGECSCTGLHGANRLASNSLLEAVVFGHRAYEKTVEMLSQAVTPNTIPEWNDAGTTHPEELVLVTEMKKELESIMSNYVGIVRSNRRLKRAMDRLELIYLEHEELYRQSKVSVPICELRNMIEVAYLVIKMAMARRENTGLHFNLDNVKAE; this comes from the coding sequence ATGCCCCATCAATTTGATTTTCTGGTTATCGGCTCCGGTATTGCGGGCCTTAGTTATGCCACCAAGCTGGCAATGCATTTTGAAAAGGTAGAACAGCCCGTTCGCATCGGTGTTATCACCAAAGTACAGGCTGAAGAAACAAATACGAAGTATGCTCAGGGCGGCATTGCGGCCGTTTGGTCGGAAGATGACTCGTTCGAGAAACACATCGAAGACACAATGATAGCGGGCGATTTTCTGAGCAACCGCCACATTGTTGAGATTGTGGTACGCGAAGCACCCGGCCGTATTCAGGAGCTGATCGACTACGGCACCCGCTTCGACAAAGAGCACGGCGGTACCGATTACGATCTTGCCAAAGAAGGCGGTCATTCTGATTTTCGGATTCTTCATTTCAAAGACATTACCGGTGCCGAAATTGAACGGGCTCTGCTCGAAAAAGCGGCCTCGCTGAAATCAATTGAAATCTTCACGCATTTCTATGCCGTTGAGCTCATTACACGACATCAACTGGGCGAAACGGTTCACCGCTACGATACCGACAACAAATGCTTTGGCGCTTATGTACTGAACACCCAAACGGGTAAAGTCGAGCGGTTTCTGGCTAAAACTACCTTGCTGGCAACGGGTGGCATTGGCAACATTTACCAAAGTACCACCAACCCCAGCATCGCCACCGGCGACGGCATTGCGATGGCTTACCGGGCGAAAGGCATTTGTAAAGACATGGAGTTCATCCAGTTCCATCCGACGGCTCTGTATGAACCAGGCAAAAAACCGAACTTCCTGATTTCAGAAGCCGTACGGGGTTTTGGCGGAGTTCTCCGTAACAAAAAGGGTGAAACGTTCATGGAAAACTACGACCCTCGCCTGTCGCTGGCACCGCGCGATATTGTGGCCCGGGCCATTGACTCCGAAATGAAAAAAGCAGGGGATTCGCACGTTTATCTGGATGTGACCCATTGCGACTATGAGAAGTTTATTGAGCATTTCCCAACCATCACCGCCTATTGCCGTGATCGCCTGGGTCTCGATTTACGAAAAGATTATATCCCCGTTGTTCCGGCCCAGCATTACCTGTGTGGCGGTATTCGTGTGAACGAATGGGGCCAAACCAACATCCAGTTTCTGTACGCAGTCGGTGAATGTTCCTGCACAGGTTTGCATGGCGCTAACCGTCTGGCATCCAATTCATTGCTGGAGGCAGTTGTCTTTGGGCACCGTGCCTACGAAAAAACGGTCGAAATGCTTAGTCAGGCTGTTACACCAAATACGATTCCTGAATGGAACGATGCAGGTACAACCCATCCTGAAGAACTGGTTCTGGTCACTGAGATGAAAAAAGAGCTGGAATCCATCATGTCGAACTATGTAGGTATTGTTCGCTCAAACCGCCGTTTAAAACGGGCTATGGATCGCCTGGAGCTAATCTATCTCGAACACGAAGAACTATACCGTCAATCGAAAGTGTCGGTTCCGATCTGCGAGCTTCGAAATATGATTGAGGTGGCTTATCTCGTAATCAAAATGGCGATGGCTCGTCGCGAAAATACCGGACTACATTTTAATCTGGACAATGTAAAAGCGGAATAA
- a CDS encoding 2Fe-2S iron-sulfur cluster-binding protein, whose product MTDDLLQLRIVRIISETDDTRSYILESVDGRSVDYQPGQFLTLLLTHRDRGTNTHEVRRSYSLSSIPGEPLQLTIKRVENGEISRYLHDTLRVGDALTSLHPAGRFTLDANQRGDLVLIGAGSGITPLFALLKQALYNEPGRRVTLLYSNSTERRIIFNEALAGLQQTFPERFRIFHLLSNPTDNWEGLRGRLNNVMLERLLPTLLGGSNPDTLRFYICGPGDYMRMVQFTLIFSGFQLSQIRRENFLVEPVVIAPPPIVAEDRTVLLRFHGREIEIQVPAYKSILQAALDEGVMLPYSCRGGRCSTCAAHCLSGRVHMTINDVLTDHDLADGWVLTCTGYPESDGVVIEV is encoded by the coding sequence ATGACTGACGATTTGTTGCAACTTCGCATTGTTCGTATCATTTCCGAAACGGACGATACCCGAAGTTATATACTTGAATCTGTCGACGGCCGATCGGTTGACTATCAGCCTGGACAGTTTCTGACGTTGTTACTTACGCACCGCGATAGAGGAACGAATACTCACGAAGTCCGTCGGTCGTATTCGCTGAGTTCGATTCCGGGCGAACCGTTGCAACTGACCATTAAGCGGGTAGAAAACGGTGAAATCTCACGCTATCTGCATGATACACTTCGGGTTGGCGATGCGCTGACGAGTCTGCATCCGGCCGGTCGATTTACGCTGGATGCGAATCAGCGTGGCGATCTGGTGTTAATTGGTGCTGGCAGTGGTATCACACCGCTCTTTGCCTTGCTGAAACAAGCATTGTATAATGAGCCCGGCCGAAGGGTAACGTTGCTCTATAGCAACTCGACCGAGCGACGAATTATTTTCAACGAAGCCTTAGCAGGTTTACAGCAAACATTTCCTGAGCGATTTCGGATATTTCACCTGCTGAGCAATCCGACAGACAATTGGGAAGGGCTCCGTGGTCGATTGAATAATGTCATGCTTGAGCGACTGCTTCCGACATTACTTGGCGGTTCCAATCCCGATACCCTCCGATTTTATATCTGTGGCCCCGGCGATTATATGCGTATGGTGCAGTTTACGCTCATCTTCAGCGGATTTCAGCTAAGCCAGATCCGACGCGAAAATTTCTTGGTTGAGCCGGTTGTTATTGCCCCACCGCCCATTGTGGCAGAAGACCGAACGGTATTGCTTCGTTTTCATGGAAGAGAGATAGAAATTCAGGTGCCTGCCTACAAGTCGATCTTACAGGCGGCCTTAGACGAAGGGGTTATGTTGCCCTATAGCTGTCGGGGCGGGCGCTGTTCGACCTGTGCAGCTCATTGCCTGTCGGGACGGGTCCACATGACGATCAATGACGTACTCACTGACCACGACCTGGCCGATGGCTGGGTACTGACCTGTACGGGGTATCCTGAGAGTGATGGAGTTGTGATTGAGGTATAA
- a CDS encoding YHYH protein, whose amino-acid sequence MNRANAFTTLILSFGILTFISCTKNDDSVSPTNSGSTSGTSSTTTATGSTTTSIGTGVPDVFKKIYGATSITTDGTYVYIKTSGTPDHKSIYYTTSSSLYENFTGTTFGGNKFSKNPNSIAAQNYTFKIPLNPKVASSHSATNLGPIGVSLNGVAFFNQYAGPNQPLTNEVVSFDQWWGHPSPSSEYHYHVEPLYLTTVKGTKSALLGFLLDGFPVYGPEENGATVAASSLDAYHGHTHATADYPNGIYHYHITSSDPYINGSGYYGTPGTVSK is encoded by the coding sequence ATGAACAGAGCCAACGCATTTACTACCCTGATTCTATCTTTTGGTATACTGACATTCATTAGCTGTACTAAGAACGACGACTCCGTCAGCCCAACTAACTCAGGTTCTACGTCGGGAACCAGTAGTACCACAACAGCCACGGGTAGTACAACTACGTCGATAGGTACGGGTGTACCCGATGTATTCAAAAAGATTTATGGAGCCACCAGCATTACAACCGATGGCACGTATGTCTACATAAAAACATCTGGTACGCCCGATCACAAGAGTATTTATTACACTACGTCAAGCAGCCTGTACGAAAATTTTACCGGGACTACCTTCGGCGGGAACAAGTTTTCCAAAAATCCGAATTCTATTGCCGCTCAGAATTACACCTTTAAAATTCCGCTGAATCCTAAAGTAGCCTCTTCGCATTCGGCGACCAATCTAGGGCCTATTGGGGTGTCGTTGAATGGAGTGGCCTTTTTCAACCAATATGCTGGCCCTAACCAGCCCCTGACGAATGAAGTTGTCTCGTTTGATCAATGGTGGGGGCATCCTTCGCCAAGCAGTGAATACCACTACCACGTAGAGCCATTATATCTAACTACCGTTAAAGGGACTAAATCGGCACTATTAGGCTTTTTACTGGATGGCTTTCCGGTTTACGGGCCAGAAGAAAACGGAGCTACGGTAGCTGCTTCCTCATTAGATGCCTACCATGGACATACACATGCTACGGCCGATTACCCGAACGGCATCTATCACTATCACATTACCTCAAGCGATCCGTACATCAACGGCAGTGGCTATTATGGTACGCCCGGAACAGTTTCTAAATAA
- a CDS encoding RNA polymerase sigma factor → MPALTDLSALIESIRQGDETAFRQLYELTKSRIFNTALSYVRSREDAEEITQDVFVDVFRSASQFKGDATVTTWLYRITINKSLDFQKRKKRQKRFAFLTSLFDSTTGEALHHPTDFFHPGIALENQENASRLFQAIDQLPDKQKTAYILTRIEGLTNIEAASVMTVTVGAVESLLQRANENLRKRLASWYLSSP, encoded by the coding sequence ATGCCTGCTCTGACCGACCTTTCAGCCTTGATTGAATCGATCCGGCAAGGGGACGAAACGGCTTTCCGGCAGCTATACGAACTTACCAAAAGTCGTATATTCAATACCGCCCTCAGTTACGTTCGTTCCCGTGAAGATGCCGAAGAGATCACGCAGGACGTTTTCGTCGATGTATTCCGCTCAGCAAGCCAGTTCAAAGGAGATGCAACGGTTACAACCTGGCTTTATCGAATAACGATTAACAAGTCCCTCGATTTTCAGAAGCGAAAAAAGCGGCAGAAACGGTTTGCCTTTCTGACTAGTTTGTTCGATAGCACTACGGGCGAAGCCCTCCACCACCCTACCGACTTTTTTCATCCCGGTATTGCTCTGGAAAATCAGGAAAATGCCTCCCGGCTATTTCAGGCCATTGATCAATTGCCCGACAAACAAAAAACGGCGTACATTCTGACCCGTATTGAGGGATTAACGAATATTGAAGCAGCCAGCGTTATGACCGTAACTGTTGGAGCTGTTGAATCACTGCTCCAGCGAGCCAATGAAAATCTGAGAAAACGGCTGGCCAGCTGGTATTTATCGAGCCCGTGA
- a CDS encoding AAA family ATPase translates to MANEQNITSVYFRSLSLRDIKCFKGDSLIKLSNRQGEPSLWTVLLGNNNTGKTTAIKIFAALSYPEILAEYLSKYNLKKYSSLLRRNGNFNFNTQVFYNWLSNSQNRPMIGPNLFFPFFDYSLYIKRIKERIDLNSFDLKKNIAVTDYILNSLLNYQNNLTIYAYGIQRRISDISLSEASHVHPTANLFESAELLNVEEWILQTDYATKIGNEINRKKAKTQFARIKHLIVDSQILPDIKNIRINSSEDLQSYVEVNVSQSWVKLKDLGYGYQATMAWVTDLAKRMFDRYPDLENPLHGPAIVLVDEIDLHLHPEWQRKIIKYLSDLFPNTQFIVTAHSPLIVQSAENVNLIMLEKDDETGSINIRQQFGSFQGWTVEEILRELMDMGEKTRSDRYLELMRQFEDGLLAEDYNIVKTAYDELDKILSPSSHQRKVLQIQMSSLIPV, encoded by the coding sequence ATGGCTAATGAACAAAATATAACATCTGTGTATTTTAGATCATTATCGCTACGAGACATAAAATGTTTCAAAGGTGACAGTCTAATAAAGCTATCTAACAGGCAAGGTGAGCCTTCCCTTTGGACAGTCTTACTGGGGAATAATAACACAGGGAAAACTACGGCTATCAAAATTTTTGCAGCATTATCATACCCAGAAATACTTGCAGAATATCTAAGCAAATATAATTTAAAAAAATACAGCAGTCTGTTAAGAAGGAACGGGAATTTCAATTTCAATACACAAGTATTTTATAATTGGCTATCTAATAGTCAGAATAGACCTATGATAGGTCCTAACTTATTCTTTCCTTTTTTCGATTATAGCCTTTATATAAAAAGGATAAAAGAAAGAATAGATTTGAATAGTTTTGATTTAAAGAAAAATATAGCAGTCACTGATTATATTTTGAACAGTTTATTAAATTATCAAAACAATTTGACCATATATGCCTATGGCATTCAAAGAAGAATATCAGATATAAGCTTATCTGAAGCTTCACACGTTCACCCGACGGCTAACTTATTTGAGAGTGCAGAATTATTAAATGTTGAGGAGTGGATATTGCAGACGGATTACGCCACAAAGATTGGTAATGAAATAAATCGTAAAAAAGCCAAAACTCAATTTGCTAGGATTAAACATTTAATAGTCGACAGTCAAATATTGCCTGATATAAAAAATATAAGAATAAATTCCTCTGAAGACTTACAATCCTATGTTGAAGTAAATGTCAGTCAAAGTTGGGTGAAATTAAAAGATTTAGGGTACGGTTATCAAGCAACTATGGCTTGGGTAACAGACCTTGCCAAGCGAATGTTCGACCGTTATCCTGATCTTGAAAACCCTCTTCATGGGCCTGCTATTGTACTCGTTGATGAAATTGATCTTCACCTTCATCCAGAGTGGCAACGTAAGATTATCAAATATCTCAGTGATTTATTCCCCAATACCCAATTTATTGTCACGGCACATAGTCCATTAATTGTCCAGTCGGCCGAGAATGTCAATCTGATAATGCTGGAAAAAGACGACGAAACGGGTAGCATCAACATTCGTCAGCAATTTGGTTCCTTTCAGGGTTGGACAGTTGAAGAGATTCTGCGAGAATTGATGGATATGGGTGAGAAAACGCGGTCGGATCGTTATCTGGAGTTGATGCGGCAGTTTGAAGATGGACTATTAGCAGAGGATTACAACATCGTCAAGACCGCTTATGATGAATTAGATAAAATACTGTCGCCTTCGAGCCATCAGCGAAAAGTTTTGCAAATCCAAATGTCATCGCTGATTCCAGTCTGA